A section of the Zavarzinella sp. genome encodes:
- a CDS encoding HD domain-containing protein produces the protein MQDHILTDRFDLALLFTSRIHRKQSRKGTNVPYISHLLSVCALVLEHGGNEDQAIAALLHDAPEDQGGQGILDRIQHTFGSKIAALVAACGEPVELNGASWRERKTAFISALEYVPMDAQLVIAADKAHNLACLVDDYLQLGVSVFDRFNGGKIGTMWYYDSLVELISPKIPVPLALRLKEPLKILKSAG, from the coding sequence ATGCAAGATCATATACTCACTGATCGATTTGACCTAGCGCTGTTATTCACCAGCCGTATCCATCGTAAGCAAAGTCGCAAAGGAACTAATGTTCCGTATATATCGCACTTGCTTTCAGTTTGTGCATTGGTACTCGAACATGGTGGAAACGAGGACCAAGCAATTGCAGCATTGCTTCATGATGCGCCCGAAGATCAGGGAGGTCAGGGTATCCTAGATCGTATCCAACATACATTTGGCTCAAAGATTGCTGCATTAGTTGCCGCCTGTGGAGAACCAGTAGAATTGAATGGGGCCAGTTGGCGAGAACGTAAAACGGCGTTCATTAGTGCCCTTGAGTATGTCCCGATGGATGCTCAGCTAGTAATTGCTGCAGACAAGGCTCACAACTTGGCATGCCTCGTGGACGACTATCTCCAACTCGGCGTAAGCGTTTTTGATAGGTTCAATGGTGGTAAGATAGGCACAATGTGGTATTATGATAGCTTGGTTGAACTAATTTCGCCCAAAATACCTGTTCCACTTGCTCTACGACTAAAAGAACCGCTCAAAATCCTTAAATCGGCAGGTTAA
- a CDS encoding thiamine pyrophosphate-dependent enzyme, with protein MDEVSGIQAVAWGLLDGGIEIITAYPGFHAHELASLLGIQVFSVNEKNSLALAWGASLAGVRSVSIFKNLGLNDAADPFINICTLGVHAGMVLVVLDDIDVQQSQILQDSRPYADFPCSLWLEPCSLQDAYDLARQAPQLSEQLKTLVVLRLTNLLTMESSQLIRQKPEKARLNWCRKPEHWVVHPVNGKLQRRNLEERQGKVYDWIEELYSQPNFSPGAVVNIIVGMVDRDVDLDHEIVLKAYPLPRRWLASLAASSANFVVKEHGLPYLADKLAAGIGAQRVQTVPLKNNHEGSYRITDKYEALYAILRSVQNRFIVGDLGGHTLDPLRTIDSCLCYGCSVGVATGIAIAEPTLNVICVTGDAAFLHTGKTAFAETIDRQVPVSVIVLMNGGSVSTGGQILPGECQYDSTRLEQYEMDFPLFCNDNNMRFLLNRPIRPRLIRLKTKF; from the coding sequence ATGGATGAAGTATCTGGAATACAAGCAGTCGCCTGGGGATTGTTGGACGGAGGTATTGAAATAATAACTGCATACCCAGGATTCCATGCACACGAACTGGCGTCCCTGTTAGGTATCCAGGTATTTTCTGTGAATGAAAAAAATTCTTTAGCCCTCGCATGGGGGGCAAGCTTGGCAGGGGTACGGTCTGTAAGTATTTTTAAGAACCTCGGACTTAATGATGCGGCTGACCCATTTATCAATATTTGTACACTTGGCGTACATGCTGGCATGGTGCTTGTTGTGCTAGATGACATTGATGTACAACAATCACAGATCCTACAGGATTCACGGCCCTATGCTGACTTCCCTTGCTCATTATGGCTAGAACCGTGCTCATTGCAGGATGCTTATGATTTGGCAAGACAAGCACCACAATTGTCTGAACAGCTAAAAACATTAGTTGTGCTCAGACTGACAAATTTACTCACGATGGAATCAAGCCAGCTAATTAGACAGAAACCAGAAAAGGCAAGGTTAAACTGGTGCCGAAAACCAGAACACTGGGTAGTCCATCCTGTCAATGGAAAACTGCAACGCCGCAATCTGGAAGAACGGCAAGGAAAGGTATACGATTGGATAGAGGAACTGTACTCACAACCAAATTTTTCCCCCGGCGCAGTTGTTAATATCATCGTTGGCATGGTAGATCGTGATGTTGATCTGGATCATGAGATTGTATTGAAGGCGTATCCTCTACCTCGACGCTGGTTAGCGTCACTAGCTGCATCATCAGCAAATTTTGTTGTTAAAGAACACGGTTTGCCTTACTTAGCTGACAAGTTGGCTGCTGGCATCGGGGCACAACGAGTTCAAACTGTCCCATTGAAGAATAATCATGAGGGATCTTATCGAATTACCGACAAGTATGAAGCATTATACGCGATTCTGAGGAGTGTTCAGAATCGGTTCATCGTTGGCGATCTAGGCGGGCACACATTAGATCCACTTAGAACAATTGATTCTTGTCTTTGCTATGGATGTTCAGTGGGGGTGGCTACAGGTATCGCGATAGCAGAACCTACGTTGAATGTAATCTGTGTGACAGGTGACGCGGCTTTTCTTCATACTGGGAAAACTGCATTCGCAGAAACAATCGATCGACAAGTACCTGTGAGTGTGATTGTTTTGATGAATGGTGGAAGTGTGAGTACCGGTGGCCAGATTTTGCCAGGCGAATGTCAGTACGACTCAACAAGATTGGAACAGTACGAAATGGATTTTCCTCTTTTCTGCAATGACAACAATATGCGTTTCTTATTGAATCGTCCAATCCGACCTCGCCTGATTCGGTTAAAAACAAAGTTTTAA
- the cas6 gene encoding CRISPR system precrRNA processing endoribonuclease RAMP protein Cas6 — MLSILQTTRNVRLTTPGRLLPWMGMAIRGLVGARLKATTCLCGPPDELGKITHQTGCAYGETIDATPTPANRNFAGQDDGFRPVVIAPQFPCKVALKPGDGFRVTVSFFGSTAIAWHDLFWETFAHCGQDSAAGFNPFHTQFTLEPILTRKSVDINPVRPLKNKDSAVDLEIELTSPLFLREEYQRGKHRTIFEPTFADFMGASLRTLGGLFRCYDKPLQADFARMKELAASVLTESHSFRPFKQLRHSNRTDHRAVLQGVIGKAQFRQVPVELIPWIHYAGIVHVGPHRVAGAGGWKTTLMQ; from the coding sequence ATGCTTTCTATCCTGCAAACCACTCGCAACGTTCGGCTAACCACTCCAGGTCGCCTGTTACCCTGGATGGGGATGGCAATTCGTGGCTTAGTGGGCGCCCGGCTAAAAGCCACAACCTGTCTATGCGGTCCGCCAGATGAGCTTGGAAAAATCACTCACCAGACAGGTTGTGCCTACGGCGAAACAATCGATGCCACGCCCACTCCTGCCAATCGTAATTTTGCGGGCCAGGATGATGGCTTTCGTCCCGTGGTCATCGCACCGCAATTCCCCTGTAAAGTGGCGTTAAAGCCTGGTGATGGTTTCCGCGTGACGGTTTCTTTCTTTGGCAGCACTGCCATCGCGTGGCACGATCTGTTTTGGGAAACATTCGCCCACTGTGGGCAGGATTCTGCGGCAGGTTTCAATCCGTTCCACACGCAATTCACTCTAGAACCGATTCTGACAAGAAAATCGGTGGACATCAATCCAGTGCGACCGCTGAAGAACAAAGACAGTGCAGTAGACCTGGAAATTGAACTCACTTCCCCGCTTTTTCTACGTGAAGAATATCAGCGTGGGAAGCACCGCACCATCTTCGAACCCACATTTGCAGATTTCATGGGTGCGTCTCTCCGCACTTTGGGTGGGCTGTTCCGCTGTTACGATAAACCACTTCAGGCTGACTTCGCCCGCATGAAAGAACTTGCTGCTAGTGTTCTCACAGAATCGCATTCTTTCCGCCCATTCAAACAACTCCGTCATTCCAACAGAACCGATCACCGTGCAGTGCTGCAAGGTGTCATTGGTAAGGCCCAATTCCGACAAGTTCCAGTGGAGCTGATTCCCTGGATTCATTACGCAGGAATTGTGCACGTGGGCCCGCACCGCGTGGCGGGGGCCGGCGGTTGGAAAACAACTTTGATGCAGTGA
- a CDS encoding reverse transcriptase domain-containing protein: MIKVAQTPHHEEQSSSQNKQLIEFQQQIYLDTIMAEIPHGHLMGWLLDHRNLIAAWGRVSNSDGADTPGVDQLTCRSVKPQLSEWLQKISDDIYHGTYEPMAIRWILIPKSKPGQFRQLGIMTVRDRVVHAAIKQVLEPILEPRMVPQSYGFRPGRSVASALADAVQILDSGERINRPMTFAASLDIENCFDTIDNQLLIEQLRTLISDDDLMSLLQKLLNSGATTATSRFWRTRQRGLIQGSSLSPLLCNFYLDRLDRDLLQYSDLNEHATQMLRYADNLLLLAEDASSAKSGISTIHKSLGKLYQKLGVRRPTAVPIQQGIDWLGVTLRPRIFKIENHLSFGYSIPASKVQNMVDRLSEMTALPSEKIDAAVFNLEKWIVAINQQLRQWRQSYLYADNAFEVFRTLDDYARLRFGKLLSHLTGERMASIRTKYRVRLPRGFWSWQVNGVRMSVLSSLAPHIPNNLKFKPPWMVSKPRRKQQLPILSSGVSELQDHASLEAETETNDDDSVQLEINDLE; the protein is encoded by the coding sequence ATGATTAAAGTTGCCCAAACACCGCATCATGAAGAACAATCTTCTTCCCAAAACAAGCAGTTGATTGAATTTCAACAGCAAATCTATCTCGATACGATCATGGCAGAAATTCCCCATGGTCATTTAATGGGCTGGCTGCTGGATCACCGTAATCTGATTGCAGCGTGGGGGCGAGTTTCCAATTCCGATGGTGCTGATACCCCTGGTGTCGATCAACTTACGTGCCGGTCTGTCAAACCACAACTAAGCGAATGGCTGCAGAAGATATCTGATGATATCTACCATGGCACTTACGAACCAATGGCTATTCGCTGGATACTGATACCCAAATCCAAGCCTGGGCAGTTCCGCCAGTTAGGTATTATGACCGTGCGGGATCGTGTTGTTCATGCTGCAATCAAACAAGTTTTGGAACCAATCCTGGAACCAAGGATGGTGCCACAGTCTTATGGATTCAGACCAGGCAGATCAGTTGCCAGCGCTCTGGCCGATGCTGTTCAGATACTCGATTCCGGTGAACGGATAAATCGGCCCATGACATTTGCTGCTTCATTGGATATCGAAAATTGCTTCGATACTATCGATAACCAGTTATTAATAGAGCAACTTCGCACCTTGATCTCCGATGATGATCTGATGTCATTGCTGCAAAAATTACTCAATTCTGGGGCTACTACAGCAACTTCACGATTCTGGCGAACCAGGCAGCGTGGTCTCATTCAAGGCAGTTCACTGTCACCTTTGTTGTGCAACTTCTATCTTGATCGTCTGGACCGCGATCTGCTGCAGTATTCAGATCTCAACGAACATGCCACACAAATGCTGCGATACGCAGATAACTTACTTTTGTTGGCTGAAGATGCCTCTTCTGCAAAATCCGGTATTTCAACAATTCATAAATCTCTGGGCAAACTGTACCAGAAATTAGGTGTCCGTCGCCCGACAGCGGTGCCCATCCAACAGGGAATCGATTGGCTTGGTGTCACCCTGCGTCCGAGAATCTTTAAAATCGAAAATCACCTCTCTTTCGGTTATTCCATACCGGCAAGTAAAGTCCAGAACATGGTAGACCGGCTTTCCGAAATGACCGCACTACCAAGCGAAAAAATTGACGCTGCTGTGTTCAATCTCGAAAAGTGGATTGTTGCAATCAATCAACAGCTCAGACAATGGCGACAATCTTATCTTTATGCAGATAATGCTTTCGAAGTATTTCGAACCCTGGATGATTACGCCCGTCTCCGTTTCGGAAAACTACTTTCCCATCTCACGGGAGAACGGATGGCAAGCATCCGTACAAAATATCGTGTTCGTCTGCCACGTGGATTCTGGTCGTGGCAGGTCAATGGAGTGCGTATGTCCGTACTTTCTTCATTGGCTCCTCATATACCCAACAACCTTAAATTTAAACCACCCTGGATGGTTTCAAAACCCCGCCGGAAACAACAACTTCCTATTCTCTCTTCAGGAGTCTCAGAACTACAGGATCATGCGTCATTAGAAGCTGAAACAGAAACAAACGATGATGATTCAGTTCAACTCGAAATCAATGATCTGGAATAA
- the cas1 gene encoding CRISPR-associated endonuclease Cas1: MRNKRQTSVSTRVAHLVGPGKIKILNAQLAFSAKDHPPVRIDHRAIDTMICYGPVGISDNAVILILKHNIHLAWLSLRANLCRGFLVNYRADQVATRLKQFYLLNDPERRLEWAKFIVQQKLLSQRDSARNFQKQGTSEAGETISRLDQALMDVESATSVPQLRGIEGNAARAWFLLLGCRLHHPWVFTTRTRRPPKDPVNALLSIGYTWLFTKVLARASASGLELNLGGLHDFRPGRASFVCDLIEPLRVLAVDRWVLTICNRNNISPANFTDDPSLGFRLQPDLFPNVLHSWEKYWLQNNLHEVLEAVLNSFLKIL; this comes from the coding sequence ATGAGAAACAAAAGACAAACTTCTGTATCCACCCGTGTGGCACACCTGGTAGGCCCTGGCAAAATCAAGATCCTGAATGCTCAACTGGCTTTTTCTGCCAAGGATCATCCTCCTGTGCGGATTGACCATCGAGCCATAGATACGATGATCTGCTATGGCCCGGTGGGTATCAGCGACAACGCTGTGATCTTGATTTTAAAGCACAATATTCACCTGGCCTGGTTATCCCTGCGTGCGAACCTTTGTCGTGGGTTTCTGGTGAACTATCGCGCAGACCAGGTTGCAACACGGTTGAAGCAGTTCTACTTGCTCAACGATCCCGAAAGACGACTGGAATGGGCGAAATTCATTGTGCAACAAAAACTACTATCGCAAAGAGATTCTGCACGCAACTTTCAGAAGCAGGGAACTTCTGAAGCAGGCGAAACAATCTCCCGGTTGGATCAAGCCCTGATGGATGTCGAATCAGCGACCTCAGTTCCACAACTCCGTGGGATCGAAGGCAATGCTGCTCGTGCCTGGTTTCTCCTGCTTGGATGCAGGCTTCATCATCCATGGGTATTCACCACACGCACCAGAAGACCTCCAAAAGACCCAGTGAATGCCCTGTTAAGTATCGGCTACACCTGGTTGTTCACCAAGGTGCTGGCACGGGCGAGTGCCTCTGGATTAGAACTGAACCTCGGTGGATTGCACGATTTTCGTCCGGGGCGGGCCTCTTTCGTTTGTGATTTGATCGAGCCACTTCGCGTTCTTGCGGTTGATCGCTGGGTGCTGACCATCTGCAATCGCAACAATATTTCGCCTGCCAACTTTACCGATGATCCATCGTTGGGCTTTCGGCTGCAACCAGATCTGTTTCCGAACGTACTGCATTCCTGGGAAAAATATTGGTTACAGAACAACCTGCACGAAGTTCTGGAAGCAGTCTTAAACAGTTTTCTGAAAATCCTGTAA
- a CDS encoding putative CRISPR-associated protein: MSRPIILTTVGTSLFYPNLANLSKSLETERALPADRKQWTEEQFQIYETMSTAFANEDWQGVAHQLARLPADTRICGAEINSVHSLLQQQFATANAGIYLFHSDTEAGNNIVAILAAYFRLRGHDPVETRMISGLQDSDPQLFRTRGLKNLARSIGETVRTYSSEACAINATGGYKAQIAIAVLLGQAIGIPVYYMHERFSEIISFPPMPVALDFSFWMKYSGLLTSLEKGVYEKKLFTDELDEKLDSLINSEQIDGRDYLELSATGQIFQETFRHRFRTDRTQILPPACVAKKPNQIEKAGWPGTFPRAIRFMEEVTTEIPQVIYCKTRVYNPDLAEPTRFRLKHGEIEGIFTDGSRTVKFEVKTTANTENQHLAVLAALNQWLMER; encoded by the coding sequence ATGTCACGCCCGATCATTCTCACCACGGTGGGCACCAGTTTATTCTACCCCAACCTGGCAAACCTGTCCAAGTCGCTCGAAACAGAGCGGGCCTTACCCGCCGATCGGAAACAGTGGACCGAAGAGCAGTTCCAGATCTACGAAACGATGTCGACGGCATTTGCGAATGAGGATTGGCAAGGAGTTGCCCACCAACTGGCACGGTTACCAGCCGATACCAGAATCTGTGGGGCAGAAATCAATTCCGTCCACAGCCTGCTTCAACAACAATTTGCCACCGCCAATGCAGGAATCTATCTTTTTCATTCCGATACGGAAGCGGGGAACAATATTGTTGCCATTCTGGCCGCATATTTCCGCCTGCGTGGGCACGATCCGGTAGAAACCCGGATGATCAGTGGTTTACAGGACAGCGATCCCCAACTGTTTCGGACGCGGGGCCTGAAAAACCTGGCACGTTCCATCGGCGAAACGGTACGCACCTATTCATCAGAGGCCTGCGCCATCAATGCCACGGGTGGGTACAAGGCCCAGATTGCCATTGCCGTTCTGTTGGGGCAGGCGATTGGAATTCCCGTTTATTACATGCACGAACGGTTCAGCGAAATCATTTCCTTCCCACCAATGCCCGTGGCACTCGATTTTTCGTTCTGGATGAAATACAGCGGGCTGTTAACTTCTCTGGAAAAAGGAGTTTACGAAAAAAAACTCTTTACTGATGAGCTCGATGAAAAACTCGATTCTCTGATCAATTCCGAGCAGATTGATGGTCGGGATTACCTTGAATTGTCGGCGACTGGCCAGATTTTTCAGGAAACATTTCGTCATCGCTTTCGGACAGATCGCACGCAGATTCTGCCACCCGCATGCGTGGCGAAAAAACCGAACCAAATTGAAAAGGCGGGCTGGCCGGGAACCTTCCCGCGTGCAATCCGCTTTATGGAAGAGGTCACCACTGAGATTCCTCAGGTGATATATTGTAAAACGCGCGTTTACAATCCGGATCTAGCAGAACCTACCCGTTTTCGGCTGAAACATGGGGAGATCGAAGGAATTTTCACTGATGGCTCCCGCACTGTGAAGTTTGAAGTGAAAACCACTGCCAACACGGAAAATCAGCACCTTGCCGTGCTGGCTGCACTTAATCAATGGCTGATGGAACGATAA
- the cas2 gene encoding CRISPR-associated endonuclease Cas2, which translates to MKYIIAYDIADPKRLRKIARLMEKWAIRTQKSVFLHSGDSASI; encoded by the coding sequence ATGAAATACATCATTGCCTACGATATTGCTGACCCGAAGCGGCTTCGCAAAATAGCCCGACTCATGGAAAAATGGGCAATCCGTACCCAGAAATCAGTTTTTCTGCACTCTGGTGATTCTGCATCAATCTAA
- a CDS encoding Gfo/Idh/MocA family oxidoreductase — translation MNPSQTLMIAGVGPHARRFYLPAIANLGPRYGVRLTAAVELESGRDGATRALADSGLNAEIHTVARFETEMPIEARQTLDSIADRLHPAAIIVATDPLSHRPYVLWAMQRGMDVLLDKPITTRRGAVSDPVEAKGIERDFDEIMSVWNETRRQRPVVVSVCAHRRYHPGIEEAIRIVRDVCKKTGCPVTDIHAHHADGQWRLPEEIRTQDHHSYHSGHGKASHSGHHFFDCVYRFYKAGTASGKSADSMSVYASFIQPNGLLRQLTRDDHVRLFGQDYHTACPHNDEELDMQFRNFGEVDLNAAITFMSNGVAIGQASLNLLHNSFSQRGWLYPPADLYKGNGRVKHEHHRVHVGPFLAVAIHSYQSKSDHDASAAADLLPGGNNHFEIQIFRNTKMIGGKEVELIHLDQLQSFDRSRLYIEQVKEGVVGEFFRYLAGQVTENDLRSLIQDHAIPVCMLSAAYESHAKAQRGENPLIKKPIWG, via the coding sequence ATGAATCCATCACAGACGCTGATGATTGCCGGGGTTGGGCCCCACGCTCGTCGCTTCTATCTGCCTGCAATCGCTAATTTAGGGCCTCGCTACGGAGTTCGACTCACCGCAGCTGTCGAACTGGAATCAGGCCGTGATGGCGCTACCCGTGCCCTTGCGGACTCTGGGCTGAATGCGGAAATCCATACTGTTGCTCGGTTCGAGACAGAAATGCCGATCGAAGCAAGGCAGACACTCGACTCGATAGCGGATCGGTTACACCCTGCCGCAATCATCGTTGCAACAGACCCATTATCGCATCGACCTTATGTACTTTGGGCGATGCAACGTGGCATGGATGTATTGCTCGATAAGCCGATCACCACTCGCCGAGGGGCCGTGAGTGATCCGGTTGAGGCGAAGGGAATTGAGCGCGATTTCGACGAGATTATGTCAGTCTGGAACGAAACCCGACGACAGCGACCCGTTGTCGTCTCAGTGTGTGCCCACCGTCGCTATCACCCCGGGATCGAAGAAGCGATACGAATCGTCCGAGATGTCTGCAAAAAGACAGGTTGTCCGGTAACTGACATTCATGCCCATCATGCCGACGGACAATGGCGGCTCCCAGAAGAAATTCGCACGCAGGACCACCACAGCTATCACTCCGGCCACGGAAAAGCTTCGCACAGCGGTCACCACTTCTTCGACTGTGTATACCGTTTCTACAAGGCAGGCACGGCCAGCGGCAAATCGGCCGACTCTATGAGCGTTTATGCATCGTTCATTCAACCAAACGGACTTCTTCGGCAATTGACCCGCGATGATCATGTGCGGCTGTTTGGACAAGACTACCACACCGCCTGTCCGCACAACGACGAAGAACTCGACATGCAATTCAGAAACTTCGGGGAAGTGGACCTAAACGCTGCCATTACCTTCATGAGCAATGGCGTAGCAATAGGCCAAGCTTCGCTGAACCTCCTTCACAACAGTTTTTCACAACGAGGCTGGCTTTATCCCCCTGCCGACCTTTACAAGGGGAACGGCCGCGTTAAGCATGAGCATCATCGTGTCCACGTCGGGCCGTTCCTAGCAGTAGCGATCCATTCTTACCAGTCGAAATCAGACCACGACGCAAGCGCTGCCGCCGATCTGTTGCCTGGGGGCAACAACCACTTCGAGATCCAGATCTTCCGCAACACTAAGATGATTGGTGGAAAGGAAGTTGAGTTGATCCACCTTGATCAACTGCAGAGCTTCGACCGATCGCGTCTGTATATTGAACAGGTCAAGGAGGGAGTGGTTGGCGAATTTTTCCGTTACCTGGCCGGCCAGGTAACGGAAAATGACCTGCGTTCGCTGATACAGGACCACGCTATACCTGTTTGCATGCTCTCAGCAGCGTATGAATCTCATGCCAAAGCACAGCGTGGCGAAAACCCGTTGATCAAGAAACCTATCTGGGGCTGA